The Saliniramus fredricksonii genome segment TGACGTCTTTGCATCGTTCATCTCCCCTTGCTAACCATCATACGCATGAACCTTGTGCGCAGATTGCGCGCAGACAGGCACAAACGGTCGCAGGGGAGCAAAGCCCCGGCCCGCCGCCGATCATCCGGGAGACGGAATATGCAAAGCCGTGCGCATGTCGCGATCATCGGGGCAGGAATGGCCGGAGCCGCCGCCGCACGGCGCCTCGCCGATGCCGGCCTCGCCGTGACCCTGTTCGAGAAAAGCCGGGGCCCCGGCGGGCGTATGGCGACGCGGCGGCTCGACGGAGGTGTTTTCGATCACGGCGCGCAGTTCTTCCGCGCCCGCAACCCGCGCTTCGCCGCTTCCGTCCAGGGCTGGCAGGAAGCCGGGCTCGTCGCCGTCTGGGATGCCGATCACGCCGACCTGGACACGCAGCCGCGCTATGTCGGCACACCTGCGATGAACGCGCCGGTCAAGGCGCTGATCGGCGATCTGCCGGTCCATACCGGCAATCCGGTCACCGCCCTTCACGCGGAAGGTGGCCGCTGGCGCGTCGCGGCGGAGGGCGCACCGGATATCCTGTTCGACGCGGTCCTGATCGCCATCCCGTCGGCCCAGGCGCACACGCTCGCGGCAACCGCCGACTGGAACCCACCCGCGCTCGTGCCCGCGCGTCACGCCCCCTGCCTGACCCTGATGCTCGGCTATCCCGAGCCCCTGGACCTGCCTGCCTTCATGGCGATCGAGGACGAG includes the following:
- a CDS encoding NAD(P)/FAD-dependent oxidoreductase, with translation MQSRAHVAIIGAGMAGAAAARRLADAGLAVTLFEKSRGPGGRMATRRLDGGVFDHGAQFFRARNPRFAASVQGWQEAGLVAVWDADHADLDTQPRYVGTPAMNAPVKALIGDLPVHTGNPVTALHAEGGRWRVAAEGAPDILFDAVLIAIPSAQAHTLAATADWNPPALVPARHAPCLTLMLGYPEPLDLPAFMAIEDETIAWIADNSSKPDRPLPRGESDMHCVVIHATPEWSRAHLDADMQDVIGQLYARHVGITGIMDEPVHGDLHRWRYAQVTDPLGEPCLIDPARRLAACGDWCLGPRVEAAFDSGEAAAAALLEVL